The region GACCAGGCAGTGTATTTAAGACATCCTTTAAACTGAAGGCTTGCGCTTCACTAATCTTCTCTTTATCGATGACTATCGCAGAGTTAGAGCCAGATTGGGCTTTTAAGATAGGAGCTGTAATATTGATCTCCTCTAAGGTGATTGATAGATCTACTAACGTAAAACGATGATTATAAGCGTTAAATGCTTTTAAGTCGGAAATGAAAACAGACTTTTTATTGGCGTAGTTGATGCTAAACGGTTCAAAGTCTTTCTTAATCGTAAAAGAGAATTCCCCTTTACTGTTAGTATAATACACTTCATTGTTATTCAGTACAATAGAAGCAAATTCTAAGGGAATACTTTGGGAGTCTATGACTGTTCCTGTAAACTTTTTAGCATTCTGGGCGACACTATTTCCCGCAAGTAGGAATAGAAATATGTAGATTAAGTAATGTGAGAGTAACTTAACTACATTTGATAATAATTTCATTATTTGGACTTAATTAAAATAGTAGTGCAAATGTAGATATTATCCCAATAGTAAAAATTCAGTTAAAATAGCTGTGTTGTTTATTTTATTTAACTTATTGGTAATTAGGTAAGTGTATTTTATTAATGAAATTGAGAGTTTAGAATGATTTGAATTACTAATTAATTATATTAATTCTAAATAGAGTTATATTATTTAGAATAACTCTAATATAACAGGTGAAATAAGAAATATTCACAAAAGTGAGATTAAGTGTCTGTTATTGTCATTTTAGTTGATTAAATCCAGTATATATAGTCTGTATTATGTCATAATGTAGGTCTTTAATTATAATGAAAGTAAATAGAATAGTAAAATAAAGGAGTTGAGATATCTTATGTTAACCTTGATTTAGATAATAACGTATTTTAAAAAATATAACTAGTCAAGTTTCTCTTTTTCGAAAATGTTCATTTTAAATTTGTACTTTTATTTGTCCTAATGACTCCTATTTCATTAGAAATCAATTGTACTAGTCCAAAAAAGGATTATAGTTTCTATCTTATTACTTATCGCAAGATAAACTTAGTTTTTTACCAATTCCTTTTTATGATGTTGCTGCTTTGTTTTGTATGAAAGTATATTGATAGCATAGTAAATCCATAGTGATTCCATTAAAAAGGCTGTTTTAATGGAATCACTATGGACTCACTCGAACGGAAACATAAAACACTTGTTTTGGTTCTCTTAATATATGGTATAGTAAGTTTAAATACTGACTTGGAAGATTGGTCTGAAAAAATGATAAAAAATATTGATATTCAGTACTTTTTAAAGATATATAAAAAACAATAACATTTTTACTACACCCTTATATTTTATTTTAAAGTAAATATTAGCTAGTTATCTTGCAATACCTTTAATCTAATTGCCATAATCACCATAATAATACCAAACATAGCGAATAACGCATATGAGTATCTTAGGTCTAGCCATTGGGCTATAAATCCGATAGCTGGAGGTCCTATTAAAAAACCTAAGAAAGAGATAGTAGACACTAAGGTTAAGGAGATACTAGCACTAACCTTACTGTGCTTACCTGCGATGCCAAATACTGTAGGGACACTACATGAACTTCCTAATCCGACAATCATAAAAGCAAAGGTGCATACCCAAATATTAGGAGTCAGTACAGCGATGATAAGTCCTGTGCTCATAAATGTACCACATAGTTGTATGACATGTTTTCTGCCTAATTTAGTGACTAGATAATCCCCTAAGAACTGTCCTATAGCCATCATTAATACAAAAGAAGTATAACCGATAATAATCAATTGTTCTGGTGCTTTAACAATATCCTGAAAGTAGACACCACTCCAATCAAACATAGCACCCTCTATAGCCATGCTCAGAAAACCAATAAGTCCTAATTGAATAAGTGTTTTATCCAGGTGTTTAAAAATAGAACCTTTGTCTTGTTCTTCCTTGTTAGTAGGGGATGTGTGAACTAATAACTTAAAATTAAGTACCCATATTGTGAATATTATAATCATAACTATAGCGAAGTGAATGGAAGTAGTTAGTTTTAGGCTAAACATTAATAACCCTATCAAAGCACCTACAAAACTGGATATACTCCATACCCCATGGAAGGAAGACATCATGGGTTTATGTGTTAGGGATTCTAATTCGACTCCTTGTGTATTGATAGAGATATTGCATAGATTACCTGCAACGCCAAATAAGAATAGTCCTATTGCTAATTGGATATAAGTCGTAGATAGCCCTAAGATTAATAAGATAATTGGGTAAATTAAGAACCCAAATTTGACAATGGTTTTACTACTATATTGATTTATTAATTTGGCTGATAAAGGCATTGTGCTAATCTGTCCGATGGGCATTAGTAGAAGTAATGTCCCTAATTCAGCTTCTGA is a window of Myroides oncorhynchi DNA encoding:
- a CDS encoding MFS transporter, which produces MTQTNNKQYSRIRLAVSLFFFSHGLILSSWASRIPTIKTYLGISEAELGTLLLLMPIGQISTMPLSAKLINQYSSKTIVKFGFLIYPIILLILGLSTTYIQLAIGLFLFGVAGNLCNISINTQGVELESLTHKPMMSSFHGVWSISSFVGALIGLLMFSLKLTTSIHFAIVMIIIFTIWVLNFKLLVHTSPTNKEEQDKGSIFKHLDKTLIQLGLIGFLSMAIEGAMFDWSGVYFQDIVKAPEQLIIIGYTSFVLMMAIGQFLGDYLVTKLGRKHVIQLCGTFMSTGLIIAVLTPNIWVCTFAFMIVGLGSSCSVPTVFGIAGKHSKVSASISLTLVSTISFLGFLIGPPAIGFIAQWLDLRYSYALFAMFGIIMVIMAIRLKVLQDN